CAAATATCTGTACATGTTTAGCCACCAGTTACCATCTGGTCTTTTTAGCAGCAGTTGGATCAACTTTTATCACATTTAGTGGTCAATGTGCTGCATTGGTATGTCATGGAACTTCACTGACTTAGAAAACGctcctttattaaaaaaaccctctacaGGCCACTCATCCTTAAGTCACATGTTTTCAAATGGGAAGAATGTGAAAAAGCATTCAAAGTTTGATTCACTTCTGGAGCCATAAATATGCTGCAGTTCAGATTCTCAACCATTTCTCGAAgtaacattttttccttgtgttttatCACAGAGCAGAACTAAAGTCAGCTAAAGCCCCTCCCAATCCCCCATTCAATGTAAACACACATCAAGTTTTCAACTTTTGGTTAACATTTTCTCAAGTTTCACTTAAAATATGGAGCAATCAATCAAAAACAACAGAGCCATTAATTTTCCTAACTTAAAAGCTGTCACTTACCACTGtgctaattttcttctttccatcaGTAGCTCTTAGGAGACACTTATTGTCTGCTGGTTCAAAAGTTTCTACGTGGCCTTTGCGTGGAACCGGTTTTGTTCGGCCATCATCTGtattgaaaaagaatttttattcttatttcattaaaatcaaCAGATGCTTTCTGATATGAGATGTTAAAAACTGCTCACGAGCAGATCCATAAAACACCTTGGAATTTCAGGCCAGCTGAACTAACACTGCTGCCAAATTGCTCTTACTCTAGAACCCCAGAAGGATCTGTTCTGTAAACCACAcctgccagaaaaaaagaagtaaatcCGCTTTGCAGGGTGCTGTAGGCCCATGCTTTAAATGCACGTCACCCTGCGGCCTCCTGCCTGGATACATGGCCTCTGCAGTAGTGCCAACTAGCCAGGAACCAGAGGAACACGAACACGAAAACATCAGAACTCTCCTTTTACAGAAACTAACCATTTCCACTTACTGTTTAACAATCAAAGTCACAGAATTTCCTGCAGTTTGAAATACAGTCTCACTCAAAGGTTATTAGTGCTAACAGCATTAGTACTAACTATTAGTCATACAGCTAACAGATGTAGGACTAACAGTGGTGCCATCAGTGCTCCAGCTGACAAGTTTGTTCCTACGGCCACTCTTGTCCTCAGATACCCCGGATTACAACTTCATCGCTTAAAATACCTGGTGATAACAGTCAGATTTATAGGAACACCTCTTTAATCCAGTAACAGACTCAAAACTTACATTTCTTCAGCGTTATGAAAACGCTGCCGGAAGTCCTGCACTTCTGGAAGAGCCTGGTAAGCTCCGTCAGGAACTGCAAGAGAAAGAGACGCGTCCGTGGCTGGGAGGCACCACACGAGCTCCCGCCGAGCTCTTCTCGCCGCGcagcgccggcccggcccggcctctCTCCCACCCGCGGGAGCCAGCACCGAGGAAAGGCCGGCTCTCGGCTTTCCCCACGCTGAAGCTGCACGGCACCAAGTCCCAGCCGGGGCGGCCCTGCCCGCGGTTCTGACTCCGAACACGAGCTCTGAGCCCCCAGACCTCCCATGCCCCGGCGCTTCTGCCTCGCCGAGACAGAGTCCCCGCGCATCGAGACGCCTGCTCCGCTCCCCTCCCCTGCAGTGGTTCCCTCGCCGCCGGGGCTGGCAGAGGCCCGGCGTCCCCCAGGGGCTTTGTGAGGCCCcgctctctccctccttccctccctccctccgcgGGGGCACACGGGGCTCGCCCCGGTTCCCGGTGGACCGCGGCCCCGCACCTGCTCgctctccagcagcaccatcctGCTCCGCTCCGGAAGGGCCGCGTGCGCACGCGCCGCGCGGGGCAGCGCCACGTCAGCGGCCTGgagcgccggggccgggccgggccgagcgcGATTCCAGCGGCCCCgcctcctgccaggctgggccgGGCCGAGCGCGATTCCAGCGGCCTCGCCTcctgccgggccgggccgagcgcGATTCCAGCGGCCCCGCCTcctgccgggccgggccgagcgcTATTCCAGCGGCCCCGCCTcctgccgggccgggccgagcgcGATTCCAGCGGCCCCGCCTcctgccgggccgggccgagcgcGATTCCAGCGGCCCCGCCTcctgccgggccgggccgagcgcGATTCCAGAGGCCGCGCCTCCAGCCGGGCCGGGACGAGCGCGATTCCAGAGGCCGCGCCTCttgccgggccgggccgagcgtGATTCCAGCGGCTCCGCCCGCTGCCGGGAGGGTGCTTTCCCTAGCGAACGTTCCGCGCTGTCCGTGGCCGCGCACCGGGAGTCGCTCGCAGGCTTCCCCGGGGACCGGCCCGGCGCCCCCAGCGGGGCGGGACTGGTGCAAAGGGCCCCGCTGAGCGCGGCTGGCGGCCAAGGGCGGGATTTGACAGTAAACGAGCCAGACCCCCGGATTTGTGCAAAAACAGCAGAGGGGAAAGCTGCGCCTGGCAGGGCCGAGAGAGCACTTCACACCCTGACACTTGGAGCTCCTGAGGGGTGGATTCTGTAATGGGGGTTTTCTGTCAGGCCCGTGACAGTCGGTGCAGGAGCGCACACGAGTAACCTAGTGCCTTTTCATGTTTATCACTAGGAAAATAGATCTATGTCCTCCACGGACCTTACAAAGGTGGAAGATAATGCCTTacagattaaaatgaaaaactgctcTCAGGCTGAGAGTCCCTGAGGAGTTCACCCTATTCATTTATGGGCTCTGCTCTACGCTCTAGACAGAACTAAAATACCTTCTTGCATTATCATTCTCATGGTGGGGGTGTTGTTTCGTATATGAAACCACACGTGATAATGAGAAAGCCTAGTCACTCCAGAAATCCTTTTTCGTGTCCACAATTACTCGCGGTCGGTTTTTAGGTTCAGCGGGAGGCAGTAGAGGGTGCTGTGATtgcacacacagaaatgaaGCTGCCTGAAGAACAAGGAAACAAATACCCACGAAGCAGGTCATTGCAacatggccatggtttataaaaaTCTACCCAGGTATTTATTCAGGTTATTAAGGGAACTCCATTATGTTAGAGTCAATGGAAGTGTAGAGATCGGCACTACTTTTCCCACATCATGGATGGTATCATCCTCCTGATGCTTTTGCACTTGCATTGTTTGCAGTTGAGGAAGAAAGGCTTCGTCAAAATAAATTCCATTGTTTCTCACGGCATTAAAAATCTCATGAAAAAGGAGGAATATGTGTTGCTGAAGCCTCCTGAAAGCAGCCATTCTAAGGGAAGTCCATCAGTGCTGTGGTTGGAAGTACTGCCAAGCCAAAGCCCTGTAGAAGTGAAGTAAGTGGTGGTCCCTGGCCCTACCAGCTTGCAGTCAGTGGGCACAAAAAACAAAGATGGGTGCATGTGTGGAGTCATTGCTCACATGTACTTCCTCTAGCCCTGCCTGCTTGCTGGAGAAGTCACAGCACAATCCTGACTACGAGAGGTTGTTTTGTGAGAAATCAGAGTAGGGTTGTGTTTTCAAGAGAGCCCTGGACATGGACAATGTGAGAGTGTTGCAGGTTTTTATAGGCAACTTGtgaaagaagagcagaaatggaaaaactaGAACAATTGCAACATACTCCCCCTTGGAAACTACGATGGTCACAGGCACTGGAAGGCAGAAGTACATTTCCACTCATGCTTGCCAAAAGAGAAGATGGGTGGTCTCATAGCTGAAACACGGGGACTACAACTCTCACCTGAATTCTGACTGTTGACTTCACCAGAGAAGTCTTGTGTTGCCATGAATTGCTCTCCTAACTTCTCTGTGCCACAGCTCTTCATTATAAAGGTGGAGAAACATTATATTTAGTTGTTCTCTTAAACCTTTGACACAACAAAAAGCATTAATGCCTGTGGGAAGGACACCGgagaggctttttttccccttaaactCCCCCCTCTGTTAGGCACTACCTCTGTTGCTGAGATGTACCTTTGGGATGCTGAGGCTGGTGCCCATCTTGATGTGGCTGAGGCGTCAGTAGCAGTGTAGGTGCCACATCAGAGACTGCACAAAGATACAGGGCATCCACCTCTCCAGGCAGATTCTTTGCAGGAGTCTGTGACACTAAAGCTCTGGTTTTGCTGCATGCTGGAAGAAGGAACAAAGAGCAAACTGCTGTGAAGACCTCCAGAGAGTTGCATGAAGTTTATGtttttcaaatgttattttatcaacagtttttttgaaaatatatttgtctCACTGCTAATAAAAGAAGTGACTCCACTGAACTGCAGAATTTCTTTCCACAAGAAAGAAggaggattttttattttttttttacatgtgtgcatgtgtgttaGCTTATCTTCCCGATCTTGAAATTGTTTTTCATGCCAGAATGTCACAATTTAATTGGGGGAGAAGCCTTAATCACAACTTGCAAACAAGGTGAAAATGGAACATTTTTAATGATTCCTTTCCAAAAAATAGATGGAACAGGGGAATGCTGACATTGCTTTACTTTTGCCAAAGGCTGCCAACACTCCGAGGGAATAAGCTATTCAGCTGGCGAAAAAGTGCTGAACAAACACTGAAGGAGCTAAAGGGATACTCCCAATCATGATATACTCGTTTTCACTCTATCTCCTGCCCCAGTCTGATGTCTTTCCCCTCACCCCATgccctcacaaaaaaaaaataaaaaagaaaaaaagaaaaaacaaagggaaaaatagggaaaaaatggaaaaaagaggaaaagaaaaagaaaaggcaggtTGGATTAAAACAGTAGCAAGAGGAATTGGTGGATCCTGAGAGTTGGCAGGGGTATTAGTATTTTGTAACCTGATCTGTCATGTGACCAAGGCCAGGCAATAAAAATAAGTCTCCTACCAGCCCTCATGTTTGCTCAACTTTATTATATGGTGTCAGTGGagaactattttttcttttcttcttcttctttttttttttttttttttggcaaaaatttAGCAAATGAAGCCACCTGAATCATTAAATCCTGAAGGAAATCTGGCAGAGAACTGGAGGAGGTTGTTGCTGTGCTTCCAAGTTTTCCTGGAAGCAAGCATGTActgaagagaaaaggagaaggtgAAATCTTTTCTCCTAAATGTGGTGGGAGGGGcaggaagcagaaaaacaaaactattagaagtaaattaaattcttgATCAACCTTAGTAGAGGTTGGCAATGATCTATGCGAATTAGCCGGCAAAGATTACTACTCGTTATGGACTAGCACACACATATTCAGCTGCTGCACACCACAGTGAGCAGAAATGTAATAACATACTGTAAATTACAGTTTGCTCACCACAGTGCTCAAGATGAGTTAATAACAGATAATGGCCCACAATTCACAAGTGGATCATTTTGGTAATTCTCTTTGATCTGTAAGTTTAAGAATACCACGTCAAAGTATAGCTATGCACAGGAAAAAGAGTCAGTGTTAGAGCAAAAGCCCAGTAACAGCCTTTCCCCCCCTTTACAAGTCTATCATTAGCACTAGTGTAAAAACAGAGATGCACACCTCACTGTCCTACTGGCCTCACCAGATCTGAGATTCATAGGCAAAAGAAAAGTCTTCTAGAGCCAACATTTAACAGAGGCTGATTGGGCAGAATGACTCTTACCCCTGGAATAGCTACCAAAACATGCCTAAGCCTTGTGTCAGGGGAGTAAAGAAAAGTTTTAACAAGAAGAAGGAAcagttattctttttttctagtATTAGGTGAATTTCCAACAAAGTAATCAGTTGGTTACATTTGTATAGGTGAACATCAGTCCTGAGATTGGGTCTTAACCTTCCTTATAAATGGCCCttgtgaaaagaaataaaggacaAGGGGACAATGATCAGAGACCTGTTGATCAATATAGATACAGAGGCACAAAGGAGTGTTATTCTCTTAATCAGCTGGTAAccctgaaaaagagaaacattctTATACCTTATAGATTCCAACAGAGAACTAAGTGATGCATTTTAGAAAGGTCTTTCTGAGACCACAGTATATTACCAGAAAGCTGCTGAGTGAGAAGCCAACCTCCAAAGGGATCTTCTTGAGAAACAGGTTCCTTATGTCTTAGGAACCAATTCATTTACCCTAAGCTCTTCCCTAagcatttctgttcattttagTGAATCCCTCCTATTCTATTCAGTATCATGTCATATTTACACATGAGTTTCAAGATAGGTTACGTGTAACCTTGAGTTCAACAGACATTGACTTTCATTGTGTAGTAGCAACGTTAACAGTGATTTATATTTTGTGAGGGaaaccagaaaaacacagatgCAGAGTTGTTCATGTGTGCAAGTGATGGTGGCATCTGTGCTCTCTAAGGAGACCCTACAATGGCATGTATGCACTGAATCCATGATTAATGCTGCAGTGCTCGGCACACTTCTGGGAACAATGAAATTAGAGAGCCAATTCATTTACCTCCCAAAGTGTGAGGAAGGGCCTAGGGACAAGAAGCAACATGTCATCATACATGTTTAGTTTGAAGGAtagaggaaggaaaagacaaTTTCACATGCCTCCAAGTCCAATGCAAAACACTGGAGGAAAATGGTcagataaaaaaggagaaagatgcAATTTGAACATCCATGATGTTTTTTGATTGGTCCCAGTAACTGAGCTGTGAGTAGAGCACAGCAGTGTAAGAACAGCCTGTTCTGAAGGAGTGCACCTGCGAGGTGACGCAGCTGAGCTGTCCTGCctgttccttcctcctctcatCCTCAGCCTGTGGCTGCTGTCTCACTGCTGGGAAGTGACACTGCACTGCACGCACAGACATCGCTCTGTGGCCGTGACTGCGGCACCGTGGGTTTGTGACATAAGCACTCAGCAGGGTTTCAGTTTGTAAGACGTGTGAACTCCATGAGTGCAGGACGAAGCCTGTGCAACATGATACACCTTCTTGTTGCTCTAGAAATGGTGTTTACCAAACCTCACATCTCCTCTTCTCGAGCGAGAAGAGTGTATCTAGTCATCACTTCATTTAGTATGGCAGATTTTTAAATGGACACAAAATGTCTCGTTAAGAGCTGTGCAAAGCATCACGGAGGTAATTAAGTTGGAGCTCAAGAGTAATGAGGTGACAGAGATAAGGTTGAGCATCATTTCTTTCACATCGGTATGTCCTACtttcagaaagacagaaatgcaCTTGTGAAAAATTTCCACCAGACATTCCCAGTGAGGttacaggaatttttttaaactatgtaagtttttaaaaaaacaaatgaagaatATCACAACATATTAAAAAACCAAGATCAAAAACTCAACCAAAACAAATCAGCGGGAATTTTAAGTCAGCAGAATGTCACCAGGGAGGATAACATTGTCCTTGATATCAGAGATCACCTGGGGATGTGTAATTACAAAGGGAGCCACAATGTCATTGCTATCCTCCATTTGCGGTCTCATCAGAAGGACAGAAACCCCAGCAGCATGTATTCTCATGATACTGTGGGGTGTTGCTGTCTCAGGAAGAAAAGGGTCACCTACCACCTCACCAGCACTATTTCCTGCCTCTGTTGAGGATGCCCAGCAAAGCAAGACCTGACTAGACTGCTGAGGTTTAAGGATCACAACAaaagctgcagtgcctgtgaAACAATAGATTTTAAATAGCTCAAGTAACGATGTCCAATACAAGATCCGCAcatcacaaaaaaaagacaagttaGTTACCAGATGAGTGAGGTGACAGAGACTGGCTTAGACATCATTGCTCTCACTTCCATAAGCCCTAATTTTGGAAAAACAGAGACTTTTAACTGTTACCGGTTAAAACCAGATACTTCCAGTATGATTCCCTTCTTGTAAGAGCTGCCAAGCGTACTTACTACTTACTCAAGATAGAGTAGATTTTGCTCTTCCTTAAACATTCCTCCAAATGTCCCGACACTTTCTAGGAACAGGGTGGTGTGAGGAGGCCActctgcacagccagcagctgccctgggttCGCTGGGTCAGCGGCTGGAGGAAGCAGTTTCCTGTTTTGCTGGTGCTCAATGCCACTTAACAatagggggaaagaaaaaaactgcaggGTCTAGGCATTGCAAAGCTGTTTTCTACATGAGCTGTCCGCCTGCCTTCCCCCTGTGCTCCGGACACCCCCACCTCAcacaccatccccagctggTGCATGGCAGCgcagcagaggaggcagagacACTCGAGTTTGAGGTGACAAGGGCCTGAAGGTATCTCTGCCATATGAACAGCCTGGACCCCACGTAGGTGAGTCTGAAACAGCAGGCTGG
This region of Catharus ustulatus isolate bCatUst1 chromosome 6, bCatUst1.pri.v2, whole genome shotgun sequence genomic DNA includes:
- the SRP14 gene encoding signal recognition particle 14 kDa protein is translated as MVLLESEQFLTELTRLFQKCRTSGSVFITLKKYDGRTKPVPRKGHVETFEPADNKCLLRATDGKKKISTVVSSKEVNKFQMAYSNLLRANMDGLKKKDKKSKAKKSKATQ